Proteins encoded together in one Salarias fasciatus chromosome 17, fSalaFa1.1, whole genome shotgun sequence window:
- the ube2nb gene encoding ubiquitin-conjugating enzyme E2Nb, translating into MAGLPRRIIKETQRLMAEPVPGITATPDDGNARYFHVVIAGPQDSPFEGGTFKLELFLPEEYPMAAPKVRFMTKIYHPNVDKLGRICLDILKDKWSPALQIRTVLLSIQALLSAPNPDDPLANDVAEQWKKNESHAIETARTWTRLYAGPEA; encoded by the exons GAGACACAGCGGTTGATGGCAGAGCCCGTCCCCGGGATCACGGCCACGCCTGACGACGGGAACGCACGCTACTTCCACGTGGTCATCGCAGGCCCTCAAGACTCTCCCTTCGAGGGAGGCACATTTAAACTTGAACTATTTCTTCCAGAAGAGTATCCCATGGCAGCTCCCAAAGTGCGATTCATGACCAAAATCTATCACCCCAATGTTGACAAACTGGGAAGAATATGTTTAGACATTTTGAAAG ACAAGTGGTCCCCAGCCCTGCAGATCCGTACAGTGTTGCTATCTATCCAGGCGTTATTAAGTGCTCCCAATCCAGACGACCCCCTGGCAAACGACGTCGCAGAGCagtggaagaaaaatgaaagccaTGCCATTGAGACAg CCCGAACATGGACCAGGCTCTACGCAGGCCCCGAAGCATAG